A section of the Pan paniscus chromosome 11, NHGRI_mPanPan1-v2.0_pri, whole genome shotgun sequence genome encodes:
- the ARRDC1 gene encoding arrestin domain-containing protein 1 isoform X8: MGRVQLFEISLSHGRVVYSPGEPLAGTVRVRLGAPLPFRAIRVTCTGSCGVSNKANDTAWVVEEGYFNSSLSLADKGSLPAGEHSFPFQFLLPATAPTSFEGPFGKIVHQVRAAIHTPRFSKDHKCSLVFYILSPLNLNSIPDIEALQLHADIENQSGKDTSPVVASLLQKVSYKAKRWIHDVRTIAEVEGAGVKAWRRAQWHEQILVPALPQSALPGCSLIHIDYYLQVSLKAPEATVTLPVFIGNIAVNHAPVSPRPGLGLPPGAPPLVVPSAPPQEEAEAEAAAGGPHFLDPVFLSTKSHSQQQHLLATLSSVPGAPEPCPQDGSPASHPLHPPLCISTGATVPYFAEGSGGPVPTTSTLILPPEYSSWGYPYGESTARAWQGGDARSPMQTLLSSRRGPTVL, translated from the exons ATGGGGCGAGTGCAGCtcttcgagatcagcctgagccaCGGCCGCGTCGTCTACAGCCCCGGGGAGCCGTTGGCTGGGACCGTGCGCGTGCGCCTGGGGGCCCCGCTGCCGTTCCGAG CCATCCGGGTGACCTGCACAGGTTCCTGCGGGGTCTCCAACAAGGCTAATGACACAGCGTGGGTAGTGGAGGAGGGTTACTTCAACAGTTCCCTGTCGCTGGCAGACAAGG GGAGCCTGCCCGCTGGAGAGCACAGCTTCCCCTTCCAGTTCCTGCTTCCTG CCACCGCACCCACGTCCTTTGAGGGTCCTTTCGGGAAGATCGTGCACCAGGTGAGGGCCGCCATCCACACGCCACGGTTTTCCAAGGATCACAAGTGCAGCCTCGTGTTCTATATCTTGAGCCCCTTGAACCTGAACAGCATCCCAGACATTGAG GCACTGCAGCTGCATGCCGACATTGAGAACCAGTCAGGCAAGGACACCAGCCCTGTCGTGGCCAGTCTGCTGCAG AAAGTGTCCTATAAGGCCAAGCGCTGGATCCACGACGTACGGACCATTGCGGAGGTGGAGGGTGCGGGCGTCAAGGCCTGGCGGCGGGCACAGTGGCACGAGCAGATCCTGGTGCCTGCCTTGCCCCAGTCGGCCCTGCCGGGCTGCAGCCTCATCCACATCGACTACTACTTACAG GTCTCTCTGAAGGCGCCGGAAGCTACTGTGACCCTCCCGGTCTTCATTGGCAATATTGCTGTGAACCATGCCCCAGTGAGCCCCCGGCCAGGCCTGGGGCTGCCTCCTGGAGCCCCACCCCTGGTGGTGCCTTCCGCACCAccccaggaggaggctgaggctgaggctgcggCTGGCGGCCCCCACTTCTTGGACCCCGTCTTCCTCTCCACCAAGAGCCATTCGCAGCAGCAGCACCTGCTGGCTACCTTGAGTTCTGTGCCTGGTGCGCCCGAGCCCTGTCCTCAGGATGGCAGCCCTGCCTCCCACCCGCTGCACCCTCCCTTGTGCATTTCAACAGGTGCCACTGTCCCCTACTTTGCAGAGGGCTCCGGGGGGCCAGTGCCCACTACCAGCACCTTGATTCTTCCTCCAGAGTACAGTTCTTGGGGCTACCCCTATGGTGAGTCGACAGCCAGGGCTTGGCAGGGAGGGGACGCCAGGAGCCCCATGCAGACCCTGCTTTCTTCCCGCAGAGGCCCCACCGTCTTATGA